A region of Haliotis asinina isolate JCU_RB_2024 chromosome 7, JCU_Hal_asi_v2, whole genome shotgun sequence DNA encodes the following proteins:
- the LOC137290409 gene encoding uncharacterized protein, whose product MDPLFGLPTMKDTKAMDAARARNKSYERHLVRTINTLDSEMKANACKLQHTVSDLQQFMVNINPNSAKTVIYPHGLSDEEKHNYRVLRRGSLPSMSLDEFDVRMEVKRNKRAQRRSRHRPDVDKEVDKIVDVNAHSFCAPIHKHRQTMREAYDRATSNDVKFSETKNDTFNKTDNLYTRSKSTGGMVSQPFRFNVQIQQNDITGATNRRDDGNINHGNDSSLNSRLLQMIKKGMDNLDSSEDED is encoded by the coding sequence ATGGATCCGCTGTTTGGGTTGCCAACTATGAAGGACACCAAAGCGATGGACGCTGCACGTGCACGGAACAAGTCATATGAGCGCCACCTGGTGAGGACAATCAACACTCTTGACTCCGAGATGAAAGCTAATGCCTGTAAACTCCAACACACCGTGAGTGACCTGCAACAGTTTATGGTGAACATCAATCCTAATTCCGCTAAAACCGTTATCTACCCACATGGCTTGTCAGACGAGGAAAAACATAACTATAGAGTATTACGTCGAGGGAGTCTTCCTAGTATGAGTTTGGATGAATTTGACGTGCGCATGGAGGTGAAACGCAATAAACGTGCGCAGAGAAGGAGTCGCCACAGACCGGACGTGGACAAGGAAGTGGACAAAATTGTTGACGTTAATGCACATTCGTTTTGCGCACCTATTCACAAACACCGTCAGACAATGCGGGAAGCGTATGACAGAGCGACGTCGAATGACGTCAAGTTTTCTGAAACTAAAAATGACACATTCAACAAGACCGACAATCTTTATACGAGATCAAAGTCAACTGGTGGAATGGTGTCTCAACCGTTTAGGTTCAATGTTCAGATACAACAAAACGACATCACCGGGGCTACAAACCGACGTGACGACGGTAACATCAACCACGGCAACGATTCGTCATTAAATTCACGTCTCCTTCAGATGATTAAGAAAGGGATGGACAATCTTGATTCATCAGAAGATGAAGACTAG